A genome region from Nycticebus coucang isolate mNycCou1 chromosome 22, mNycCou1.pri, whole genome shotgun sequence includes the following:
- the LOC128575296 gene encoding vacuolar protein sorting-associated protein 29 — MLVLVLGDLHIPHRCNSLPAKFKKLLVPGKIQHILCTGNLCTKESYDYLKTLAGDVHIVRGDFDENLNYPEQKVVTVGQFKIGLIHGHQVIPWGDMASLALLQRQFDVDILISGHTHKFEAFEHENKFYINPGSATGAYNALETNIIPSFVLMDIQASTVVTYVYQLIGDDVKVERIEYKKS; from the coding sequence ATGTTGGTGTTGGTATTAGGAGATCTGCACATCCCACACCGGTGCAACAGTTTGCCAGCTAAATTCAAAAAACTTCTGGTGCCAGGAAAGATTCAGCACATTCTATGTACAGGAAACCTTTGCACCAAAGAGAGTTATGACTACCTTAAGACTCTGGCTGGTGATGTCCATATTGTGAGAGGAGACTTTGATGAGAATCTGAATTATCCAGAACAAAAAGTTGTGACTGTTGGACAGTTCAAAATTGGTTTGATCCATGGACATCAAGTTATTCCATGGGGAGACATGGCCAGCTTAGCCCTGTTGCAGAGGCAGTTTGATGTGGACATTCTTATCTcgggacacacacacaaatttgaaGCATTTGAGCATGAAAATAAATTCTACATTAACCCAGGTTCTGCCACTGGAGCATATAATGCCTTGGAAACAAATATTATCCCATCATTTGTGTTGATGGATATCCAAGCTTCCACAGTGGTCACTTACGTATATCAGCTCATTGGAGATGACGTGAAAGTAGAACGAATTGAATATAAAAAGTCTTAA